ggattttattaccttcaaaaatatactattttcgtattttattttattatattattttagtacataatgtttgaaatgtattaatttagtgtgttttttatataaatttagtaaaaaccttattttggccatttgttcgtatttttcttttttgttgaattttattactttcaaaaatatattattttcgtattttattattttatattattttagtacattatgtttcaaatatattaatttagtgtatttttatataaatttagtaaaaacccttattttgtccctttgttcgtattttcttttttccgaattttattactttcaaataatatactatttttcgtattttattattttatattattttagtacattatgtttcaAATGTagtaatttagtgtgtttttatataaatttagtaaaaacccttattttggctctttgttcgtatttttctttttttggattttattactttcaaaaaatactattttgtattttattattttatattattttagtacataatgtttaaaatgtattaatttagtgtgttttttatataaatttagtaaaaacccttattttggccatttgttagtatttttctttcttttttggattttattactttcaaaaatatactattttcgtattttattattttatattattttagtacaaaatgtttgaaatgtattaacttagtgtgttttttatataaatttagtaaaaaccctTCTTTTGGCCATTTGTTagtatttttttggattttactactttcaaaaatatactattttcgtattttattattttatattattttagtacattatgtttgaaatgtattaatttagtgtgtttttatataaatttagtaaaaactcTTATTTTGGCCACTTGTTCagtatctttcttttttggattttattactttcaaaaatatactattttcgtattttattattttataatattttagtacattatgtttgaaatgtattaatttagtatttttatataatttagtaaaaactcttattttggccatttgttcgcatctttttttccaaattttattactttcaaaaatatactattttcgtattttattattttatattattttagtacattatgtttgaaatgaatcaattagtgtgttttttatataatttagtaaaaactcttattttggccatttgttcgcatctttttttttcagattttattactttcaaaaatatactattttcgtattttattattttatattattttagtacattatgtttgaaatgaattaattagtgtgttttttatataaatttagtaaaaactcttattttggccctttgttcgtatttttcttttttccggattttattactttcaataaatatactatttttgttttttattttttcataaacataatttttagtatttttatttttaatgctattttgtaaaaaaatcattacaacatgctaaataaatttcacaaaaatatatCTAATCAACATAAAAcatacttaacaaataaataaaataaaataataaaacatataatgtacataacatggatttttttacacaaataatacaaaaaaattatctttcttttttttatttttctttctttttccttccctccctcttcttcttctccttctctctctttttcctgcgcctccttctccttcttcttctcctttccttttctttcttctcctttccttttctttcttctccttcaGCTGAAGTGTGAATTAGGGACCATTTGGTGCCGCCTCTGCCATAGGCACCTTTGATGCCGCCTGTGGCAGACCCTCCACTAGGGTCCTGTCCCATCGTCCATTTTTTTAactattgtgtttttttttactatttgtaccattttgatacataataaaaatgtgatactattttgatattattttatttttttgtattatttctgtaaaaaaaactccttttttttcattattttaaatattctgtCTAAATGAAACATGCCACCTGTACAATCTTACTTAAGAAAAGGTAAAAGTGAATAGGAAATGCACATGATAGAAACAAGGAAGAGGTAAGGAGAAAAGTCACATTTACAGCCCTGATGCTGGTTTtgaataatataagaaaaaagaCTTACAGTGAGTCACTCATATACCATTTTTTCAGGGCATGCAATTGTAAACAACATCTGCCATGCATGATGATCATGAGAGAGGATGgggaatgaaaaaaaagtaaacaagaTCGACGGGCcacaaattaaacacaaaaaacaAGGAAAGAGATAGGAAACTCAAATGAGATCGGAGAAAATCCGGTTTCAAAGTGACAGACAAATCAATTAAACCCTGATTAGGCTTAATAATCGGTGGTTGGGAGCTGCTCGTGGGTGTTGCTGATGAAGATGAACTCGTAGATGAGACCAGCGAGCCCACCACCGATAAGGGGTCCGACCCAGTAGATCCAGTGGTTGTCCCATGTCCAGCTAACCAAGGCTGGTCCGAATGAAACAGCTGGGTTCATTGAGGCTCCATCGAAGGCACCTCCTGCCAAAATGTTGGCCCCCACGATGAAACCAATTGCCAATGGTGCGATTGTTCCCAAGCTTCCCTTTTTGGGATCAACGGCTGTGGCGTACACTGTGTACACCAATCCGAAGGTCATCACGATTTCGAAAACCAATGCGTTAGACACGCCCACACCTGATGACAACCCAAAAGCGGGTACAGCCTGCGAAGCACCGTAACAAAACCCgccaaattaataaataaaataagacacTGTGCAATAACGGAAATAACTGATTTTGTAACGGAGTAGTTTGGAGGGAAATGGTGATGTTACCAGGTCGCCGGTAGCGAACTTAAGCAACAGGCAAGCGACGGTTGAGCCTAGGAGTTGGGCGATCCAGTAAAGAATGCCGCGCAAGAGAGTGATGTTCCCTCCAACGAAAGCACCAAAGGTGACGGCAGGGTTGACGTGGCCACCTGAGATGTTGGCGCCAACGGAGACAGCGACGAAAAGACCGAAGCCATGAGCTAGAGCGGCGGCTACGAGACCAGCCGGGGTGGTTGCTCCGTTGTCAGTCAACTTGTTAAAGGCCATTCCTGAGCCCGATCCAGCGAAAACGAAGATCAAGGTTGAGATGAACTCAGCCAAAGCTGCCTTGAGAGCATCGGGGTGAGTAGCCTCTTCGGGCCGGCCAACCGCTATGTTTCTGATCGGCATATTTACCTTGGGAGCTGGAGATTGGAAATGGGAATGTTGAGTGAGTACTGGTCTAGTCTGGTCTCCACATCTCGGCTCTACCTCTTACTTATATTTGAAAGCTTTGATCCATGGTGACCGGGATTTATCCGTTACCGGTGGAAGAATCTGGGGACGGGTGTACTATCTTGGCT
The sequence above is a segment of the Gossypium raimondii isolate GPD5lz chromosome 4, ASM2569854v1, whole genome shotgun sequence genome. Coding sequences within it:
- the LOC105767941 gene encoding aquaporin TIP1-1, producing MPIRNIAVGRPEEATHPDALKAALAEFISTLIFVFAGSGSGMAFNKLTDNGATTPAGLVAAALAHGFGLFVAVSVGANISGGHVNPAVTFGAFVGGNITLLRGILYWIAQLLGSTVACLLLKFATGDLAVPAFGLSSGVGVSNALVFEIVMTFGLVYTVYATAVDPKKGSLGTIAPLAIGFIVGANILAGGAFDGASMNPAVSFGPALVSWTWDNHWIYWVGPLIGGGLAGLIYEFIFISNTHEQLPTTDY